One Carya illinoinensis cultivar Pawnee chromosome 5, C.illinoinensisPawnee_v1, whole genome shotgun sequence genomic window, AAGTTCTTCAGCTACTAAACATGCCACttaaactcaaaagtattcagCATTCAATTACTAAAGCTACTTCTATCATCCATTCAACCACTCTTCCGAAGATGGGCATCCGATTAATGGGGTTAGCGCAAGCAAAGCAAAAGCTCCGGCGTAGTCTTTCGGCAAGAATCAGAATGATTTCAGCCACTGGTGTTGATGTTCCAAAAGGCCACTTTGCAGTTTATGTTGGAGAATTAAGTAGCAAGAAGAGGTTTGTGATTCCAATATCATACTTGAACCATCCTCTGTTCCAAGACTTGCTAAACCTTGCTGAGGAGGAATTTGGATATGATCATCCTATGGGCGGCCTCACAATTCCTTGCAGTGAAGAATACTTCATTTGTTTAACTTCATCTCTAAATTGTTCATAGATAAATGAAGACTCGGGGATTGAGTGAGTTTAGGCAATGAACCTCAGTCCCATCAATTTTGTATTGTGTTCTTGCCAATATCATTCGTGTGATGTCTTGAAAATTGTAAAGAAACTGTTCATCATTACATTTCTACTTCAAAAACACAAACCCGACagcaaaaatttcaaattactaGAAATAATTTACAAAAGTTGGCTATTGGAAAAATAACTCGCTGATTAGAATCCAAACAAATACAGGAAACCAAACAAGAATATGGGCAACTTTTTTATGCCAAAATCATGCACTACTCCAAAGTCGAAATATTTACTTACAGTATCACCATCTAAATCATTCGAAATATGTATCAATTATAGTCATCCCAATCTGAACATGGTACATGACATGCTGCATGATATCGTGTATATATagacatatatgtatatatatatttttttgatataagTGGGTGTCCGGGACAGCTTGCGCGCACCTCGATTAATCCTACAGAATCCTGAAGTTAAACGGTTAGGTAAATCTTTAGTGGCCTTTAAAGAATTCAAACCAGTGGCTATTAGGAAGCAAAACCAATCCTTGACTAACTGCGCTACTCCTCAGGTTTCTATGTATATTTTACTGGTCAGATGATCTTTTAGTtgctttttcccttccttttatTCAGAACTGCATTTTTCCTATTTGGTTAATAGTTCATCTTGAAAGGCGGGCCTGGGCCGAAAAATGTTACGAGAACTGACATGTTAGGCAAAGTCTACATATATATGGGCACATCCAGCATAATGTTTTGACGAGCCAGCCCAGTTATCAACACGATCCAGAACGTAGCATAACTTTAACAAGCTTTTTACAATGCAATTCAACCGTCCAACGTCCCCTCCGTTGGTTGATTGGATCACTAATGACTATTGCAACAGATTCCAATACGGAAAAAAGAGTTACACTCGGATAATACGTGAAGAGGAATGaaaaattactgaaaaagtaatgaatagaaattaaaaaaaataataaataatttataaatagtaatgaaatagtttgagataatctcatatcatctcactaAACAAACATAATAGGATATATTTGAATGGTGAGATGACTTCAGATGATCAATAAATAAtagttaataatttattaatagtaatatattgtcaataaatagtaattaaatagTATGAAACTACTTCACTAACCAAACACAGCCTTAAATTAATCACCATTGGTTTCCAAGGTCCGattgagagtttgaaagagaATTACCCTTAAAATAATTggttacaacttttttttttaggtacgtatgtatatatatacacgaataTTATCTTAAATTTCGTAAGATCCTGGGGTACTAAAtttctaatattataatattagttcttatattaactatatattatgtcaaattcatatataaatttcaAAGATCCGATTAATTTGAAAGACAATTTCCCCATAAAAGTTACCATTACTTTCTTATATTAGTTACAgtaattacttaaaaaataaagccAAATAATTACTAGAGTAttctattaaaattattataaacgCAATAATTACTTTTCTagctataataaaataatgtaaaatttatttcattACGTGCCCTATCTAACTAAATTTTCGATATTGAAAGCAAAGGATCCCAAACTTATATAGTGTCACACGTACATGCACCAATTTCAtgcaatatatatttgaaacgaGTAATGCTACctatcaatatttattttattataattatcttTTCACTATTTCATGACAATacgttaaattattaaaaactgGAGATAATAATGTCAAAGGCACGTTTACTTACTGATCTAGTGACTCAAGTATCTGCCATTTTCTTGTTCATAGGAGTTCCAAACTGGAGAGTTCTAACTTCACACTCACATGCCTCGATGCTAAAATAGCAAGAGAATAACGTGAACCGTTGGAAGAATTCTGGGATCTAGAGCTACTATACTACTCACTGAGCCAGTACTGAACAACACGTACGGTACGTAGCTGAAAAGATCAGGATACTTTCTTTGTGCAAAACGGTGGGCGAATAGCTATTTTTAGCATCCCTATGTGACAGACTGACAGTACTACTTAAAAGTACCAAGTTGGGTCTGTGACAGAACCAGTCCTAACTCCCAACGACGACGTACATGTTGAGAAAACCCGAtctcacatgcatgcatgcttgcatATGTAACCCCACCTTATCTTGTATAAATACCCAACCTTTTTTCTTAGAAAAGACATCATTAACTTtgcttcatttcatttcttgagCCAAAAGTCTCAGCAATTCTTTGTCTCTAGCTAGACTCATCGTTGTGGGAGAAAATGGGTATTCGCCTGGCGGAGATACTGGTTCTTCGTGCTAAGCAAATTATTCAATTGCGGTCTCAGTCTAAGCAGCGTCAATTTTCATCGGACAATTATACTGTTGATGTTCCAAAAGGCCATTTTGCAATTTATGTTGGAgaggaagaggagaagaagaagcgCTTCGTAGTTCCAATATTCTACTTGAAGCATCCTCTATTCCAAGACCTGCTTAGTAAAGCTGCGGAAGAGTTTGGGTTTGATCATCAAATGGGAGGCCTCACTATTCCATGTGCTGTGGAGGACTTCATCAATCTCACTTCTAGTTTAAATAGCTAGCTCGAGGAtctaatattgtaattttgggctctttcttttttttttttttcaattttaatttgctagacatatatatatatatatatatatatatatatatgtgtgtgtgtgtgtgtatatatatatttgtaattaatgaATGGAGgcttaatcatattaatttttctttagaaTGATGGCCGCCGGAGTACTTGTGCAAGAATATTGTGTAATTCACTATTTTGCATTAAGCAAATATCATCACCAGGGACATAACCAACATTAGTAAAGACTGCCCTCTTCATTCAAAATAGAGTTTTGATTATTTACTTAGAGTAcgtataaacatatatatatatatatatatatatatatagtactgttTATTATGGAATCACGTCAATCGTAAACCATTTAAAatctatttactttttttttttttttaactaattgaAATATATGACAAATTTCCATATCAATAATATTGTTTGTAAATAAACAAattcacaaatataattttatgttttcacACGTACTTGATGATCTTTCCAAATGTATGCGCATAATATCCTTTGACCGTATGATGGCTCGATCGACGACCTTGCTTGAACAGGATCTGTTCTATGTACATCTGTTTCCCTTGAGTTCTACGGAGACAGGAATCAAAGTCTGGTTGATGAATCATGACCATGCGATCAGAGCGTGAATAACAGATTCCCGATCCTTGGACCGTTGGATCAGTGGAGGATCGTTCTCAGCCACTCTTCGGAATGGCTGTGATGGTTGCATTGTTGTCTGACAGACTTCCCACATCGTATGACGGCTCGATCGGCTCAATAATTAACTCGTCTTCTCCCCCCCGCCCTTCCCAGTATTATGCTGAAGTTGACAAAGACATATGCATGGAGAATTAAatctttctaaatttctaaactAAATTTATGGTGGATGGAGCTCTTAAATCcattctaaatttctaaatcCATTCTATATTATTGTGAATCTGCGATCCTAATTTATTGGAAAATGAATGAAGTTTAGTGACGTCCTATATATATGGTGCCTTAGTTGATGGTAATTAGGACTGTTGGTCCACTCGAGTCGAACTGAACATGAGTCACTATCTCGATCAGgttctaaatattaaaatcacgtCTTTTGCAGTAAGTTTTTTATATCTTTGATGATGATAGAGAAATCTTTGTAATACTTTGGTTCGAGTATAGAAAGTTGACGaacaaattctttttttttttataataatttcaaaGATTCTAAATATAACATTAATAAACGAGAAATTCTTGGAATCTCAATAATGGGTCTCGAGTATTTTTTacaatattgattttttatctttttatttcttttacttggtgattaagaaagtatttttttttattgatattgtgaattttatgtTGACTAATTGCAACAAtttagtcccacaccggtgggatgtaaaaaattatgcattagGCTGAGTTATAAATaggaggctaagcctcttagtttaagtgtaccagttgaaagcttatctagtaacttttgactttagttaaattcctctattaaccttttgtaaaaggggaagaggtgtagagttaaagatttactagtgggatagctttgtgggtgtggtg contains:
- the LOC122311161 gene encoding auxin-induced protein 15A-like isoform X1; translated protein: MPLKLKSIQHSITKATSIIHSTTLPKMGIRLMGLAQAKQKLRRSLSARIRMISATGVDVPKGHFAVYVGELSSKKRFVIPISYLNHPLFQDLLNLAEEEFGYDHPMGGLTIPCSEEYFICLTSSLNCS
- the LOC122311161 gene encoding auxin-induced protein 15A-like isoform X2 translates to MGIRLMGLAQAKQKLRRSLSARIRMISATGVDVPKGHFAVYVGELSSKKRFVIPISYLNHPLFQDLLNLAEEEFGYDHPMGGLTIPCSEEYFICLTSSLNCS
- the LOC122309241 gene encoding auxin-induced protein 15A-like, which gives rise to MGIRLAEILVLRAKQIIQLRSQSKQRQFSSDNYTVDVPKGHFAIYVGEEEEKKKRFVVPIFYLKHPLFQDLLSKAAEEFGFDHQMGGLTIPCAVEDFINLTSSLNS